In Passer domesticus isolate bPasDom1 chromosome 7, bPasDom1.hap1, whole genome shotgun sequence, one genomic interval encodes:
- the CC2D1B gene encoding coiled-coil and C2 domain-containing protein 1B isoform X1 produces the protein MLGRRPKKSPQAKGQGAAVAKQLGLFVDFNPEEMLLGAEEGEDDGDLEAELAAITGGKVKEGKPKPKVKTPLPMDHIEKMAAECMKDLNEEEDADDEDLEEDTDLLAELQEVLGEEGEAGSCEDEMTATEPSPSEPEAELPELQSQTSSLPAVTSELHQTLEGRIADYRRAISNARDSGESAKVRRYERGLKTLETMLAAVKKGKKINEEEMPPPVATGKSSSCVPQAMGVELENSGDSPENKAESAADDEQKASPEARGHLESESLQGRATVETDPQHSSTRAILLMRQKEYKLAALKAKQQGDLEKAKEYMKAGKKFNVVLEALDSGQPVDLQNMPPSPQDLESLGHLQDASKQKVPPRVGSSQDLATPEPQTQEASEPLQQPRTVLEALQQRLERYRAAAAQAKAGGDERKGRMHDRIAKQYQDAIRAHKAGRKVNFSELPVPPGFPPLPGVAATDGGSTIAAVLESASKLANMEENDEEEEEENEPLPQAPVAKKPTQVVRPTPVPSAAAQESSPEHLKRAASPSSLDKAESMDHLPPAVREQLEFLENRKKQYLKAAIKAKRENNLEQAKTYLRTAKGLDLKIEQAKSGKTVDISKLPSPPTDDEGDFIFVHHEDVRLSQKADEVYAQLVKLLKDQHERCLQYSKQFMHLGNVAETTRFEKLAQSCKKDMEILQLARAQGMDPPSHHFEERTFKMIRIFSDLNSTEMHLLIVRGMNLPAPPGVSPRDLDAFVKFEFQYPSAEQPQKSKTPVINNNNCPEYNQLFKLNINRNHRGFRRAIRSKGIKFEVYHKGSFFRSDKHVGTAHLKLDKLESECEVREIIEIFDGRKPTGGKLEVKVRLREPLSGQDLQTVTENWLVLER, from the exons ATGCTTGGCAGAAGACCTAAAAAGAGCCCTCAGGCGAAgggccagggagctgcagttGCAAAGCAG ctggggctgtttgtGGATTTCAATCctgaggagatgctgctggGTGCAGAGGAAGGTGAGGATGATGGGGACCTTGAAGCAGAGCTTGCTGCTATCACAGGAGGAAaagtgaaagaaggaaaaccaaaaccaaaggtGAAAA CTCCTCTGCCCATGGATCATATTGAAAAGATGGCTGCAGAGTGTATGAAGGACCTGAATGAAGAGGAAGATGCAGATGATGAAGACTTGGAGGAAGATACAGACCTGTTG GCAGAGTTGCAAGAAGTTCTGGGGGAAGAAGGTGAGGCAGGAAGCTGTGAGGATGAAATGACAGCAACAGAGCCATCACCATCTGAACCAGAAGCTGAACTACCTGAACTGCAATCACAG ACCTCCTCACTTCCTGCTGTTACCAGTGAGCTGCACCAGACACTGGAGGGGAGGATTGCTGACTACAGGAGGGCGATTTCTAACGCCAGGGACTCGGGGGAGAGCGCCAAGGTGCGGCGCTACGAGAGAGGCCTGAAG ACACTGGAAACCATGCTGGCTGCAgtgaagaaaggcaaaaaaatcaaTGAGGAAGAAATGCCACCTCCTGTTGCAACAGGAAAGAGTTCTTCTTGTGTACCTCAAGCCATGGGAGTGGAGCTGGAGAATTCAGGAGATTCACCAGAGAATAAAGCTGAGTCTGCTGCAGATGATGAGCAGAAGGCTTCTCCTGAGGCTAGGGGACATTTGGAATCAGAGTCTCTCCAAGGTCGTGCTACTGTGGAAACAG atccccagcacagcagcacacgAGCAATCCTACTTATGAGGCAGAAGGAGTATAAATTAGCAGCTCTAAAAGCCAAGCAGCAAGGGGACCTGGAGAAAGCAAAGGAATACATGAAGGCAGGCAAG AAATTTAATGTGGTGTTGGAAGCTTTGGACAGTGGGCAGCCAGTAGACCTCCAGAATATGCCTCCATCTCCTCAGG ATCTTGAAAGCTTAGGACATTTACAAGATGCATCCAAGCAAAAAGTACCTCCTCGGGTGGGAAGTTCCCAGGATCTTGCAACACCTGAACCTCAGACCCAAGAAGCTTCAG agcccctgcagcagcccaggacGGTGCTGGAGGCGCTGCAGCAGCGGCTGGAGAGgtacagggcagcagcagctcaggctaAGGCCGGCGGGGACGAGCGGAAGGGCAGGATGCACGACAGGATAGCCAAG CAATACCAGGATGCCATAAGAGCCCATAAGGCAGGGAGAAAAGTGAATTTTTCTGAGCTACCTGTTCCTCCTG GATTTCCCCCTCTTCCTGGTGTTGCAGCAACAGATGGTGGCAGCACAATCGCTGCTGTCCTGGAGAGTGCCAGCAAGCTGGCAAACATGGAGGAGaatgatgaagaggaggaggagg agaaTGAGCCACTTCCCCAGGCCCCAGTTGCCAAGAAGCCAACTCAGGTTGTGAGGCCAACTCCAGTTCcatctgctgcagctcaggagagctCTCCTGAGCACCTGAAAagagctgcatcaccctcctccctGGACAAGGCAGAGTCAATGGATCATCTCCCTCCAGCTG TTAGGGAGCAGCTGGAATTTCTggagaacaggaagaagcaatACCTGAAGGCAGCCATCAAAGCAAAGAGGGAAAACAACCTCGAACAGGCGAAGACGTACCTCAGAACAGCCAAGGGCCTTGACCTAAAAATTGAGCAGGCAAAATCTGGCAAAACTGTTGATATTTCCAAG CTGCCATCACCTCCTACAGATGATGAGGGTGATTTTATCTTTGTGCACCATGAAGATGTCAGGCTGTCTCAGAAAGCAGATGAAGTTTATGCACAGCTTGTAAAATTGCTGAAGGACCAACACGAG AGGTGTTTGCAGTACTCCAAGCAATTCATGCACCTGGGAAATGTAGCAGAAACAACTCG ATTTGAGAAACTGGCACAAAGTTGTAAAAAGGATATGGAGATCCTACAGCTTGCACGAGCACAAGGAATGGATCCTCCAAGCCATCACTTTGAGGAAAGAACCTTTAAAATGATAAG GATATTTTCTGATCTCAACAGCACAGAAATGCACCTTCTTATTGTCAGGGGGATGAACCTACCAGCCCCACCAG GTGTGTCACCAAGAGATTTGGATGCGTTTGTGAAGTTTGAATTTCAGTACCCCAGTGCG gaACAACCTCAAAAGAGTAAAACACCTGTAATTAACAATAATAATTGTCCAG AGTACAACCAGCTGTTCAAGCTGAACATCAACCGCAACCACCGAGGCTTCCGGCGCGCAATCCGCTCCAAAGGAATCAAATTTGAAGTGTACCACAAAGG ATCCTTTTTCAGAAGTGACAAACACGTGGGGACAGCACACTTGAAGCTGGACAAGCTGGAATCAGAATGTGAAGTTAGAGAGATCATAGAG ATTTTTGATGGCAGAAAGCCCACTGGAGGGAAACTGGAGGTAAAAGTGAGACTCAGGGAGCCCCTCAGTGGTCAAGATCTTCAAACAGTTACAGAAAATTGGCTGGTCCTTGAACGTTAG
- the CC2D1B gene encoding coiled-coil and C2 domain-containing protein 1B isoform X2, with the protein MLGRRPKKSPQAKGQGAAVAKQLGLFVDFNPEEMLLGAEEGEDDGDLEAELAAITGGKVKEGKPKPKVKTPLPMDHIEKMAAECMKDLNEEEDADDEDLEEDTDLLAELQEVLGEEGEAGSCEDEMTATEPSPSEPEAELPELQSQTSSLPAVTSELHQTLEGRIADYRRAISNARDSGESAKVRRYERGLKTLETMLAAVKKGKKINEEEMPPPVATGKSSSCVPQAMGVELENSGDSPENKAESAADDEQKASPEARGHLESESLQGRATVETDPQHSSTRAILLMRQKEYKLAALKAKQQGDLEKAKEYMKAGKKFNVVLEALDSGQPVDLQNMPPSPQDLESLGHLQDASKQKVPPRVGSSQDLATPEPQTQEASEPLQQPRTVLEALQQRLERYRAAAAQAKAGGDERKGRMHDRIAKQYQDAIRAHKAGRKVNFSELPVPPGFPPLPGVAATDGGSTIAAVLESASKLANMEENDEEEEEENEPLPQAPVAKKPTQVVRPTPVPSAAAQESSPEHLKRAASPSSLDKAESMDHLPPAVREQLEFLENRKKQYLKAAIKAKRENNLEQAKTYLRTAKGLDLKIEQAKSGKTVDISKLPSPPTDDEGDFIFVHHEDVRLSQKADEVYAQLVKLLKDQHERCLQYSKQFMHLGNVAETTRFEKLAQSCKKDMEILQLARAQGMDPPSHHFEERTFKMIRIFSDLNSTEMHLLIVRGMNLPAPPGTTSKE; encoded by the exons ATGCTTGGCAGAAGACCTAAAAAGAGCCCTCAGGCGAAgggccagggagctgcagttGCAAAGCAG ctggggctgtttgtGGATTTCAATCctgaggagatgctgctggGTGCAGAGGAAGGTGAGGATGATGGGGACCTTGAAGCAGAGCTTGCTGCTATCACAGGAGGAAaagtgaaagaaggaaaaccaaaaccaaaggtGAAAA CTCCTCTGCCCATGGATCATATTGAAAAGATGGCTGCAGAGTGTATGAAGGACCTGAATGAAGAGGAAGATGCAGATGATGAAGACTTGGAGGAAGATACAGACCTGTTG GCAGAGTTGCAAGAAGTTCTGGGGGAAGAAGGTGAGGCAGGAAGCTGTGAGGATGAAATGACAGCAACAGAGCCATCACCATCTGAACCAGAAGCTGAACTACCTGAACTGCAATCACAG ACCTCCTCACTTCCTGCTGTTACCAGTGAGCTGCACCAGACACTGGAGGGGAGGATTGCTGACTACAGGAGGGCGATTTCTAACGCCAGGGACTCGGGGGAGAGCGCCAAGGTGCGGCGCTACGAGAGAGGCCTGAAG ACACTGGAAACCATGCTGGCTGCAgtgaagaaaggcaaaaaaatcaaTGAGGAAGAAATGCCACCTCCTGTTGCAACAGGAAAGAGTTCTTCTTGTGTACCTCAAGCCATGGGAGTGGAGCTGGAGAATTCAGGAGATTCACCAGAGAATAAAGCTGAGTCTGCTGCAGATGATGAGCAGAAGGCTTCTCCTGAGGCTAGGGGACATTTGGAATCAGAGTCTCTCCAAGGTCGTGCTACTGTGGAAACAG atccccagcacagcagcacacgAGCAATCCTACTTATGAGGCAGAAGGAGTATAAATTAGCAGCTCTAAAAGCCAAGCAGCAAGGGGACCTGGAGAAAGCAAAGGAATACATGAAGGCAGGCAAG AAATTTAATGTGGTGTTGGAAGCTTTGGACAGTGGGCAGCCAGTAGACCTCCAGAATATGCCTCCATCTCCTCAGG ATCTTGAAAGCTTAGGACATTTACAAGATGCATCCAAGCAAAAAGTACCTCCTCGGGTGGGAAGTTCCCAGGATCTTGCAACACCTGAACCTCAGACCCAAGAAGCTTCAG agcccctgcagcagcccaggacGGTGCTGGAGGCGCTGCAGCAGCGGCTGGAGAGgtacagggcagcagcagctcaggctaAGGCCGGCGGGGACGAGCGGAAGGGCAGGATGCACGACAGGATAGCCAAG CAATACCAGGATGCCATAAGAGCCCATAAGGCAGGGAGAAAAGTGAATTTTTCTGAGCTACCTGTTCCTCCTG GATTTCCCCCTCTTCCTGGTGTTGCAGCAACAGATGGTGGCAGCACAATCGCTGCTGTCCTGGAGAGTGCCAGCAAGCTGGCAAACATGGAGGAGaatgatgaagaggaggaggagg agaaTGAGCCACTTCCCCAGGCCCCAGTTGCCAAGAAGCCAACTCAGGTTGTGAGGCCAACTCCAGTTCcatctgctgcagctcaggagagctCTCCTGAGCACCTGAAAagagctgcatcaccctcctccctGGACAAGGCAGAGTCAATGGATCATCTCCCTCCAGCTG TTAGGGAGCAGCTGGAATTTCTggagaacaggaagaagcaatACCTGAAGGCAGCCATCAAAGCAAAGAGGGAAAACAACCTCGAACAGGCGAAGACGTACCTCAGAACAGCCAAGGGCCTTGACCTAAAAATTGAGCAGGCAAAATCTGGCAAAACTGTTGATATTTCCAAG CTGCCATCACCTCCTACAGATGATGAGGGTGATTTTATCTTTGTGCACCATGAAGATGTCAGGCTGTCTCAGAAAGCAGATGAAGTTTATGCACAGCTTGTAAAATTGCTGAAGGACCAACACGAG AGGTGTTTGCAGTACTCCAAGCAATTCATGCACCTGGGAAATGTAGCAGAAACAACTCG ATTTGAGAAACTGGCACAAAGTTGTAAAAAGGATATGGAGATCCTACAGCTTGCACGAGCACAAGGAATGGATCCTCCAAGCCATCACTTTGAGGAAAGAACCTTTAAAATGATAAG GATATTTTCTGATCTCAACAGCACAGAAATGCACCTTCTTATTGTCAGGGGGATGAACCTACCAGCCCCACCAG gaACAACCTCAAAAGAGTAA